The following are encoded in a window of Pedobacter cryoconitis genomic DNA:
- a CDS encoding RNA polymerase sigma-70 factor: protein MDLMTSLKQGDQTAMETIYKKHWEQVFDAAYKRIGTEDIAQDITQDIFISLWEKRETLEIRETLSSYLLTSVKYRVINYFKANLTKEKYTEDLYALIGNTSPLHPANELAVKEIHKELDQAIAELPERMRQIFSMSRKQEKSNNEISAELNLSIQTVKNQLTAALKIIRKRLAYLTLFFF, encoded by the coding sequence ATGGATCTGATGACTTCCTTAAAACAAGGCGATCAAACCGCAATGGAAACCATTTACAAAAAACACTGGGAGCAAGTATTCGATGCCGCCTACAAACGTATTGGTACAGAAGACATTGCACAAGACATCACCCAGGATATCTTCATCTCCTTGTGGGAAAAACGTGAAACCCTGGAAATCAGAGAAACCCTTTCCTCTTACCTTTTAACCTCCGTAAAATACCGTGTCATCAACTACTTCAAGGCGAACCTGACCAAAGAAAAATACACCGAAGATCTTTACGCCCTGATCGGCAATACCTCTCCCCTTCACCCCGCTAACGAACTGGCAGTCAAAGAAATTCACAAAGAACTTGACCAGGCAATCGCCGAACTACCAGAACGTATGCGCCAGATCTTTTCCATGAGCAGAAAACAGGAAAAATCAAATAATGAGATCTCCGCAGAACTTAACCTCTCCATACAGACCGTTAAAAACCAACTCACCGCAGCACTAAAAATTATCAGAAAAAGACTCGCCTATCTGACCCTGTTCTTCTTTTAA
- a CDS encoding FecR family protein, with protein sequence MEDKKLAEDLLKKYLDAKATPKEIEQVENWYNSYEEKNKTLSQNQKAVIERRMRITLQQHMQQKPEAKTAFIRSNTFLQIAASLLLVCSIGLAWWKTVPHSQQKTNPTLRIASTKVNEKKTITLADGSEVALSPSSRLSYPAKFAASFREITLEEGEAFFKITHDEKRPFNVQLPGKLYTKVLGTSFTIRAFKASNALNVSVSTGKVAVGNKSQVFGTLIKGQQITYDKNKETAIISQTPVPDTRIVFEGINLRQALQKLEYIYSIKIELNPASLGNLGCTATFHSKQKPEEILNIICSLYNLKYDSNPDHQSFKIHKQ encoded by the coding sequence ATGGAAGACAAAAAGCTTGCAGAAGATCTGCTGAAAAAATATTTAGATGCTAAAGCTACCCCCAAAGAAATTGAACAGGTTGAAAACTGGTACAATTCCTATGAGGAAAAAAACAAAACACTAAGTCAAAACCAGAAAGCTGTTATAGAACGCCGTATGCGCATTACCCTGCAACAGCACATGCAGCAAAAGCCTGAAGCAAAAACAGCCTTCATCCGCAGCAACACTTTCCTTCAAATTGCCGCATCACTCCTACTGGTTTGCAGCATTGGATTGGCCTGGTGGAAAACCGTACCCCATTCACAACAAAAAACAAATCCAACTCTGCGCATTGCCAGTACAAAAGTAAACGAGAAAAAGACGATCACCTTAGCAGACGGTTCAGAGGTTGCGCTGAGCCCATCCAGCAGACTATCCTACCCTGCAAAATTTGCCGCCTCTTTCAGAGAGATTACTTTAGAAGAAGGAGAAGCATTTTTCAAAATCACTCACGATGAGAAACGTCCTTTTAACGTTCAGTTACCCGGAAAACTTTATACAAAAGTACTCGGTACATCCTTTACAATCCGCGCATTTAAAGCCTCCAATGCCCTGAATGTTTCCGTAAGCACTGGTAAAGTAGCTGTGGGGAATAAAAGCCAGGTATTTGGCACACTGATCAAAGGTCAGCAAATCACTTACGATAAAAACAAAGAAACAGCGATCATCAGCCAGACACCAGTTCCAGATACCAGGATCGTATTTGAAGGCATAAACCTGCGTCAGGCGCTGCAAAAACTAGAATATATCTACTCCATAAAAATTGAACTGAACCCAGCTTCCTTAGGAAATCTCGGCTGTACGGCAACATTCCATAGCAAGCAAAAACCAGAAGAGATCCTGAACATCATTTGCAGCCTGTACAATCTTAAATATGACAGCAATCCAGATCATCAATCATTTAAAATCCATAAACAATGA
- a CDS encoding SusC/RagA family TonB-linked outer membrane protein produces MKTPSYKRLTALYKAMKYSLLIFTVICTFCGTIFASVTMAQKLDRALVSLTITKDKSQQAILKEIEAKTGLHFVYNQNQLSINKQAVNETFKQEKVEIVLHKLGFECLEKGDYVILKKIPAPVKKADRTVSGTVKDSTGLAMPGVSVKVSGTTLGTTTNADGKFSIPAPEETTLIFSMIGYKTQQVKIEGKGMINIILTEDNSQLNEVVVVGYGTQKKITVSGAVAEVSLDKLNSRSVNDIGSILQGKAPGVVVVSESGDPTATAKVNIRGQGGINGENPLYVIDGSLFYGTPVLNPNDIESISVLKDGAAAIYGARASGGVILITTKKGANQKLNITFDAKVGTQTAWKKLKSLNAKEFADVSNLAADNAGIPRKDAFDAVKYPDGQITRADWVDEIFRTGLIQDYNMGITGGNDKSSFYLSFNYRKAEGTLLNTYGNRYNFRINSEHRINSWMKVGENLFYDYTNGNGSNSNAPNINGANTKSAYTGTIISAIFYPSNVAPYTATGGFSGLPLAYAGAYGDIINPVAYLKRLDVNNPVNTIVANPYAELDLAKGLKFRSNLSFTKRINDSKTFQTKVPEIGKIFDFNQLTQTSNTSNDLLAEQVLTYDKYFGSHHLNVIGGFSYQNTHSEYLSVFAQGFDDESPKYRYMVNATKPFLPESNVSSETLTSFFARANYDYKSKYLLSLIGRRDGTSLVAPQNRFANYYSASAGWVINREDFLNKVDWISNLKIRGSYGLLGNLASVTSQAVNPTLSKTTIYMGQNPAQLLGYYENVLSNPDLTWAKSKQTNIGLDFGIFKNRLNLVADYFIKDTKDMLIYQPLSGTTGVDGQWKNGGLSRDKGIEVGLNYNNKPEAAFQYSINATFTKMNNKLVSLPAGLTSQAVDFNVRGTLTPVLLQVGQPLYSYYVVQTAGIFQSDAEAKNYKNASGNMIQPNAKAGDFRFVDSNNDGKIDNNDRVFRGSAYPDFSYGFSFNASYKGFDLNLFAQGVKGNKLFNALKYTGLNAGSGQNYNLLKGVLDAWSPTNTGSSLPRISASDANGNFSTTSDFYLESGSYLRLKSATIGYTFPKTLLKAAKISNLRLYVTSNNLFTITKYSGFDPEVGMDQYGVDVGRYPQARTFLFGASLNF; encoded by the coding sequence ATGAAAACACCCTCCTATAAGAGGTTAACAGCCCTTTATAAAGCCATGAAGTATTCTTTATTAATTTTCACGGTCATTTGCACATTCTGCGGAACAATCTTCGCTTCCGTCACTATGGCTCAGAAATTAGATCGTGCCCTGGTATCGCTTACGATTACCAAAGACAAATCACAGCAAGCTATTCTAAAAGAAATAGAAGCAAAAACAGGCCTTCATTTTGTTTACAATCAAAATCAGTTGTCGATCAACAAACAAGCAGTAAACGAAACTTTCAAGCAGGAGAAAGTAGAGATAGTCTTACATAAACTAGGTTTTGAATGCCTGGAAAAAGGAGACTATGTAATCCTTAAAAAAATACCAGCACCTGTAAAAAAAGCAGACCGGACAGTTTCCGGAACAGTAAAAGACTCCACTGGCCTGGCTATGCCGGGCGTGTCGGTCAAAGTATCAGGCACAACTTTAGGAACCACCACAAATGCTGATGGAAAATTCAGTATTCCCGCACCTGAAGAAACTACGCTGATTTTTTCGATGATTGGTTATAAAACACAACAAGTGAAAATCGAAGGAAAAGGCATGATCAACATTATTTTAACAGAAGACAATTCACAGTTAAATGAAGTTGTAGTAGTCGGCTATGGTACACAAAAGAAAATCACTGTTTCTGGTGCAGTAGCAGAAGTATCACTGGATAAACTAAATTCAAGATCAGTAAACGATATCGGAAGTATTTTACAAGGAAAGGCTCCGGGTGTGGTTGTAGTGAGTGAAAGTGGGGACCCTACTGCCACCGCCAAAGTAAATATCCGTGGACAGGGTGGTATCAATGGAGAAAACCCTTTATATGTAATTGACGGTTCATTATTCTATGGTACACCAGTCCTGAACCCAAACGATATCGAATCTATTTCCGTACTAAAAGATGGAGCAGCAGCAATTTATGGTGCAAGAGCTTCGGGAGGAGTTATCCTGATCACGACTAAAAAAGGAGCTAACCAGAAATTGAATATCACTTTTGATGCTAAAGTAGGTACACAAACTGCCTGGAAAAAGTTGAAATCATTAAACGCAAAAGAGTTTGCCGATGTTTCAAACCTGGCTGCCGATAATGCAGGTATTCCAAGAAAAGATGCTTTTGATGCAGTAAAATATCCTGATGGACAAATTACCCGTGCAGACTGGGTAGATGAAATTTTCAGAACAGGATTGATCCAGGACTACAACATGGGTATCACTGGTGGAAACGACAAGTCGAGCTTTTACCTGAGTTTCAATTACCGTAAAGCAGAAGGTACGCTATTGAACACTTATGGAAACCGTTATAACTTCAGGATTAACTCTGAACACCGGATCAATTCGTGGATGAAAGTTGGAGAGAATTTATTCTACGATTATACCAATGGAAACGGGTCGAACTCAAATGCACCTAACATTAACGGAGCAAATACAAAAAGCGCCTATACAGGAACAATAATTTCAGCTATATTTTATCCTTCAAACGTTGCGCCATACACTGCAACAGGCGGATTTTCAGGTTTACCTTTAGCTTATGCGGGTGCTTACGGAGATATTATCAACCCTGTAGCCTATTTAAAACGACTAGACGTCAACAACCCGGTTAATACCATCGTAGCGAATCCTTATGCAGAACTTGATTTAGCAAAAGGGCTTAAGTTCCGTTCTAATTTATCTTTCACTAAAAGGATTAATGACTCTAAAACCTTCCAGACCAAAGTTCCTGAGATTGGTAAGATTTTTGACTTTAATCAGCTGACACAAACTTCCAACACCAGCAATGATCTGTTAGCAGAACAGGTATTAACTTACGATAAGTATTTCGGTTCTCATCACCTGAACGTGATTGGTGGTTTCTCTTACCAAAACACGCATTCTGAATACCTGTCTGTTTTTGCACAGGGCTTTGATGACGAATCTCCAAAGTACCGTTACATGGTGAATGCGACTAAACCTTTCTTACCTGAAAGTAATGTATCCAGCGAAACATTAACCTCATTCTTTGCCCGTGCAAATTATGATTACAAAAGCAAATACCTGCTTTCTTTGATCGGAAGAAGAGATGGAACTTCTTTGGTTGCACCACAAAATCGTTTTGCTAATTACTACTCTGCATCCGCAGGATGGGTAATTAACAGAGAAGACTTCCTGAATAAAGTGGATTGGATCAGTAATTTAAAAATCAGAGGTAGTTATGGTCTTTTGGGTAACCTGGCCAGTGTAACCAGCCAGGCGGTGAACCCTACCCTTTCTAAAACTACCATCTACATGGGTCAGAACCCAGCGCAGCTTTTAGGTTATTATGAAAATGTATTGTCTAATCCTGACTTAACCTGGGCAAAATCTAAACAAACCAATATCGGTCTTGACTTCGGTATCTTTAAAAATAGGTTAAACCTGGTTGCTGATTATTTCATTAAGGATACGAAAGACATGTTGATTTATCAGCCCTTATCCGGAACTACAGGTGTAGACGGACAATGGAAAAATGGTGGTTTATCCAGAGATAAAGGAATTGAGGTTGGACTGAACTACAATAACAAGCCGGAAGCAGCATTCCAGTACAGCATCAATGCTACCTTCACTAAAATGAATAACAAACTGGTTTCTTTACCAGCAGGTTTAACAAGTCAGGCGGTAGATTTTAATGTACGCGGTACACTGACTCCTGTTCTTTTACAAGTTGGACAGCCTTTATATTCTTACTATGTGGTACAGACAGCAGGGATTTTCCAGTCGGACGCAGAAGCTAAAAACTATAAAAATGCGAGTGGAAATATGATTCAGCCCAACGCTAAAGCTGGGGATTTCCGTTTCGTAGATAGCAATAACGATGGTAAAATTGACAACAATGACCGGGTATTCAGAGGCAGTGCTTATCCCGATTTCTCTTATGGTTTCAGCTTCAATGCAAGCTACAAAGGATTTGACCTGAACTTATTTGCACAAGGTGTAAAAGGCAACAAGTTATTTAATGCCTTAAAATATACAGGACTGAATGCAGGAAGTGGTCAGAACTACAACTTACTGAAAGGTGTATTAGATGCCTGGAGCCCAACCAATACAGGAAGCAGCCTTCCCCGTATATCGGCAAGTGATGCGAATGGGAACTTCTCTACCACATCAGATTTTTATCTGGAAAGCGGTTCTTATTTAAGATTAAAGAGTGCAACTATAGGGTATACTTTCCCAAAAACCCTTTTAAAAGCAGCTAAAATAAGTAATCTGCGTCTTTACGTGACTTCTAATAACCTGTTTACGATTACTAAATATTCTGGTTTTGATCCCGAAGTAGGAATGGATCAGTATGGTGTAGATGTAGGCCGTTACCCACAAGCAAGAACATTCCTGTTTGGTGCAAGTCTGAATTTTTAA
- a CDS encoding RagB/SusD family nutrient uptake outer membrane protein — protein MKKNLLHILIAGLTMVTISSCKKQLDITPEGAPSKGNFWKTSTDAVKGANAMYDLYDDENFYGRGFFWFINASDDMITGRVKAQGDNVRDFNSAYIGGDYTEGQWKMRYATIKRANDVIRYVPSIEMDAALKKRLIGEAYFTSGYMYFQLASNYGNAKAGVPIVTRANMDDPNPTPRAANVNLNYDYLISELQQAANYLPYFDQLGAADYGRPHKVAAWAVLSKAFLFKKDYPNAEKYADSVINFGKRDLMPNFADVFKASNNWGPEYIWSAVSTPSGAAGWGSILPGVMLENKGWGKYNGWGYYVPTKELYDSYQPGDIRREATILKPGDHFMFFGADNVYASVNSLSGFQFRKYMDPFSFADPVGKHISPNGDHPTTDLNLPLLRFAEVLLIKAEAAIMQRGAGAGDTELNRIRVRAKLAAASGMTLADLKRERRNELAGEWADRHRDMVRWGDAEAAYAQPAHGFSGATVWPARKFNPQVHDVWAVPQKEIDNSGGVIKQNAGW, from the coding sequence ATGAAAAAGAATTTACTCCACATATTAATAGCTGGCTTAACCATGGTTACGATCAGCTCTTGTAAAAAACAATTAGATATTACCCCTGAAGGTGCTCCTTCGAAAGGAAATTTCTGGAAAACCAGTACGGATGCGGTGAAAGGTGCCAATGCGATGTATGACCTTTATGACGATGAAAACTTTTATGGCCGTGGTTTCTTCTGGTTTATCAACGCCAGTGATGACATGATTACCGGACGTGTAAAAGCACAGGGTGATAACGTAAGAGACTTCAACTCTGCTTATATTGGTGGGGATTATACCGAAGGACAATGGAAAATGAGATATGCAACAATTAAAAGAGCAAATGATGTGATTCGTTATGTGCCTTCAATTGAGATGGATGCTGCTTTGAAAAAGAGATTGATCGGCGAAGCGTATTTTACAAGTGGTTATATGTATTTCCAGTTAGCTTCCAATTATGGTAATGCTAAAGCCGGGGTACCTATTGTAACCAGGGCAAATATGGATGATCCGAACCCAACACCAAGAGCAGCTAATGTAAATTTGAACTATGATTACCTGATTAGTGAATTACAACAGGCAGCAAATTATCTTCCCTACTTTGATCAGCTGGGTGCCGCAGATTATGGCCGTCCGCATAAAGTGGCTGCATGGGCAGTATTGTCCAAAGCCTTCTTATTTAAAAAGGATTATCCTAATGCAGAAAAATATGCCGACTCTGTCATCAATTTCGGTAAACGTGACTTAATGCCAAATTTTGCAGATGTATTTAAAGCATCAAATAACTGGGGACCTGAATATATCTGGTCAGCTGTTTCTACTCCTTCTGGTGCTGCTGGCTGGGGAAGTATTCTGCCTGGCGTGATGCTTGAAAATAAAGGCTGGGGAAAATACAATGGCTGGGGCTATTACGTTCCAACCAAAGAATTATATGATTCTTACCAGCCAGGTGATATCCGCCGTGAGGCAACGATCTTAAAACCGGGAGATCATTTTATGTTTTTTGGGGCAGACAATGTTTATGCTTCTGTGAATAGTTTATCTGGCTTCCAGTTCAGAAAATACATGGACCCATTCAGTTTTGCAGATCCGGTAGGCAAACATATCAGTCCAAACGGTGACCATCCGACAACAGATTTAAACCTTCCGTTATTGCGTTTTGCAGAAGTATTATTGATCAAAGCAGAAGCGGCAATTATGCAGCGGGGTGCTGGTGCCGGTGATACAGAATTGAACAGAATCAGGGTAAGGGCAAAACTTGCAGCTGCAAGCGGAATGACACTGGCAGATCTGAAAAGAGAACGCCGTAATGAACTGGCCGGAGAATGGGCAGACAGACATCGCGATATGGTGCGCTGGGGTGATGCTGAGGCTGCTTATGCACAACCAGCTCATGGATTCAGCGGGGCAACAGTATGGCCTGCAAGAAAATTCAATCCTCAGGTACATGATGTATGGGCTGTTCCACAAAAAGAAATTGATAACAGTGGCGGCGTAATTAAACAAAACGCTGGCTGGTAA
- a CDS encoding alkaline phosphatase translates to MKNLFCATVFTLFSLAAVAQTPLSANSGHSHNDYKQNIPLLRAYYAGMGSIEADVFLKDGQLFVAHELKEIKPGATLLKQYLEPLYRLYQENGNHPYANHQLKLQLVIDIKEDYQHVLPQLLKELKPFQDMVNKPVNPDAVSIVVSGDMPAPENFKNYPALISFDGRPATVYTQEQLERVAMISDDLKNYTVWNGKGTPTKIDQDKLLKVINAAHQQKKPFRFWATQDSPNTWLELEKFGVDWINTDAPEKLRDFYLRKDKLTYTNPVAYPVYQPTYQSDGPAKKVKNVILLIGDGMGLAQIHAGWIANHGNLNITMIRNSGFSQTAASNSGNTDSAAGGSAIAMGEKTNNRYIGMGPDDKKRTNLADTLAGYGIKSGIISVGDITDATPAVFYAHQLDRSYSEAIAKDFLDSHVDILVGSNQKSFLQNPDTGLMKKLEAKGYTLSKSVADFKQKSSGKQLVLLPDSATRPVKDGRGDMLAQSLKQTIKLLSANKKGFFIMTEGAQIDYGGHVNDLKYVVTELHDFDKTVAEALRFADQDGETLVLITADHETGGLTLLDASAAEGRIQGEFSTNDHTNIMVPVYAYGPHSGDFTGTYPNNEIFKKIMKLFTGK, encoded by the coding sequence ATGAAAAACCTATTTTGCGCTACTGTATTTACCTTATTTTCATTGGCGGCCGTTGCACAGACACCGTTATCAGCTAATTCAGGTCACAGCCACAATGATTACAAACAAAACATCCCATTACTGCGTGCTTATTACGCAGGGATGGGCTCTATTGAAGCTGATGTTTTTCTGAAGGATGGCCAGCTGTTTGTCGCTCATGAGTTAAAGGAAATCAAACCAGGGGCAACACTTTTGAAACAATACCTGGAGCCTTTATACCGGTTGTATCAGGAAAACGGAAATCATCCTTATGCGAATCATCAGTTAAAATTGCAATTGGTGATTGATATTAAAGAAGATTACCAGCATGTTTTACCGCAGCTGCTGAAAGAGCTTAAACCTTTTCAGGACATGGTAAACAAGCCAGTTAATCCGGACGCGGTAAGTATTGTGGTCAGCGGAGATATGCCAGCCCCTGAAAACTTTAAGAATTATCCTGCTTTAATTTCTTTTGACGGCCGCCCGGCTACGGTTTATACACAAGAGCAGTTGGAGCGTGTAGCAATGATCAGCGATGATCTAAAGAATTACACGGTCTGGAATGGCAAAGGAACACCGACAAAAATTGATCAGGATAAGCTTTTAAAGGTAATTAATGCGGCACATCAGCAAAAGAAACCTTTCCGCTTCTGGGCAACACAGGATAGTCCGAATACCTGGCTGGAGCTGGAGAAATTCGGAGTAGACTGGATTAATACGGATGCGCCTGAGAAGCTGCGTGATTTCTATTTACGGAAAGATAAACTGACTTATACTAATCCGGTTGCTTATCCTGTTTATCAGCCAACTTATCAATCTGATGGCCCGGCCAAAAAGGTAAAAAACGTGATTTTGCTGATTGGCGATGGAATGGGCCTGGCTCAAATCCATGCGGGATGGATTGCGAATCATGGTAACCTGAATATCACGATGATCCGCAATAGTGGTTTCTCTCAGACTGCGGCTTCTAATTCTGGAAATACAGATTCTGCGGCTGGCGGATCGGCTATTGCTATGGGCGAGAAAACAAATAACCGCTATATAGGCATGGGACCTGATGATAAGAAACGTACGAATCTGGCAGATACTTTAGCTGGTTATGGTATAAAAAGCGGAATTATCAGTGTTGGTGATATTACGGATGCTACTCCTGCTGTGTTTTATGCACATCAGTTAGACCGTTCGTATAGTGAAGCCATAGCAAAGGATTTTCTGGATAGTCATGTAGATATTTTAGTAGGTTCTAATCAAAAGAGCTTTCTGCAAAATCCCGATACTGGTTTAATGAAAAAACTGGAAGCTAAAGGTTATACTTTGAGTAAATCGGTAGCAGACTTCAAACAGAAAAGCAGTGGTAAGCAATTGGTTTTATTACCCGATTCTGCAACGCGTCCGGTAAAGGATGGCAGAGGAGATATGCTGGCGCAGTCTTTAAAACAAACTATCAAATTATTATCAGCTAATAAAAAAGGCTTCTTTATAATGACTGAGGGTGCTCAGATTGATTATGGAGGTCATGTCAATGATTTAAAATATGTGGTGACTGAACTGCATGATTTTGATAAAACCGTAGCTGAGGCTTTACGTTTTGCTGATCAGGATGGAGAAACCCTGGTTTTAATTACCGCGGATCATGAAACGGGAGGTTTGACTTTACTGGATGCTTCGGCAGCGGAAGGCAGGATTCAGGGAGAGTTTAGTACGAATGACCATACGAATATCATGGTGCCTGTTTATGCTTATGGCCCGCATTCAGGAGATTTCACGGGTACTTATCCGAACAATGAGATTTTTAAAAAGATCATGAAATTGTTTACAGGTAAGTAA
- a CDS encoding isoleucyl-tRNA synthetase codes for MKLQKAVIALILAIIALVAYLFLGANEVEWSKYVLEVSGLFLMLSALLFLYPILFARKDKEGCVELDPEAPVEAAEPVKD; via the coding sequence ATGAAACTTCAGAAGGCGGTAATCGCCTTGATCCTAGCTATAATTGCCCTTGTCGCTTACCTGTTTCTCGGTGCGAATGAGGTAGAATGGAGTAAATATGTATTGGAAGTTTCGGGATTATTCCTGATGCTGAGTGCACTTCTTTTTCTTTATCCAATACTTTTTGCAAGAAAAGATAAAGAGGGGTGTGTAGAATTAGATCCGGAAGCACCGGTGGAAGCGGCAGAACCAGTGAAAGATTAG